The following are encoded together in the Nocardioides thalensis genome:
- a CDS encoding cytidine deaminase, translated as MTDSPAAGISAEDKKLVTLARATRARIGAAEGAAARDTDGRTYAAATVDLPSLRLSAVQACVAMAVASGSTGVDAVVVLGEGGALAEADRAVLADFPGTSGVLVHLGDARGTLSGSLSVENR; from the coding sequence ATGACTGACTCGCCGGCCGCCGGCATCTCGGCGGAGGACAAGAAGCTCGTCACGCTGGCCCGCGCCACCCGCGCCCGGATCGGCGCCGCCGAGGGCGCGGCGGCGCGGGACACCGACGGCCGCACCTACGCCGCGGCGACGGTCGACCTGCCGTCGCTGCGGCTCTCGGCCGTGCAGGCGTGCGTGGCGATGGCCGTGGCGTCGGGCTCGACGGGGGTCGACGCCGTGGTCGTGCTCGGAGAGGGTGGTGCGCTCGCCGAGGCCGACCGCGCCGTACTGGCCGACTTCCCGGGCACCTCCGGGGTGCTCGTCCACCTCGGGGACGCGCGCGGCACGCTGTCGGGATCCCTCTCCGTCGAAAACCGTTAA
- a CDS encoding BTAD domain-containing putative transcriptional regulator: MLLVGVLGPASVIPAEGEPVEIAARRQAEVLAVLAAHRGRQVSAETIADLVWRGAPPSSAAVTLQGYVSRLRQVLEPDRALRGAGTALVTTGDGYRLGLETDVDRFEAAVAEAREIARERPLAAAELLARALDLWRGPAYADVRDLADLAPEVERVDEMHAVAQELRGQALLDAGKDAEVVPELRRMVVEHPLRERTHALLAIALFRSGRQADALAVLRELRERLVDELGVDPGPDIAELEQRLLKQDPGLMPRRPVGAATTSAADGFAGREAELAALDAAFRRAADGQLATAVVRGEPGIGKTTLVQRFTTGAPRAAGADVRWGRCPAAAGAPAYWPWVQVLGGLPDVDGDRESARFALGLDLARRLEELAGERGGVVVLDDAQWADADSLVVLEVALEALASARLLLVLTARDEEPRAPEELDRVLGALARRPGHLDLRLAGLTADEAAGLLVGTAPEQAQRLVERAGGNPFFLRSLAALDAGAGVPDSVRDTVRRRIGALPAGGAELMDVLALASRDVPLAVVASAVGLSLDGLEEPLAAALRAGLLEEPGPGRLRVAHDIVRESVESALTPVARRDLHRRLADAFASLGLDAGAVVAEHRLAAASGERDDVAARAALAAASDALASAALGEARDLARRGLAATEESEIRSGLLRVAGVAARRLGHLEESERDFRAAAEIARADDDWVRFAEIALESAPGGVGGFWALFALPFLGASPLLSEALARLDDVPAALSARLLAASATLDAGNGTPGARELAERALTEADGDRDARARALIAWVIATWTPDQAEARLAAIEELLTLAAHDAALEATAHHLHRSVLLELGRTADHARAVRAFDAVVARERDPDLQLLDTWWQVGRLVSCGDRDRARQLAAEAEWASTTVSPLAAAVDRASRATIDGIAAWHDGRLIDAVPEAMDLAADVDPDFLLVVALAHAEAGNREVAIPAIDRLLAAPAEGHRLVPRTLMLSEALVALGDGERLAGLVPVLRSWGDRIVVQLPGDICMGPAALYLGSALAVVGERAEARRLLEQAVTQAEAVGVTPYAERARRRLAAL, from the coding sequence GTGCTGCTGGTCGGGGTCCTCGGACCCGCCTCCGTGATCCCGGCCGAGGGAGAGCCGGTCGAGATCGCCGCGCGCAGGCAGGCGGAGGTGCTCGCGGTCCTCGCGGCGCACCGCGGCCGGCAGGTCAGCGCCGAGACGATCGCCGACCTGGTCTGGCGCGGAGCACCCCCGTCCTCAGCTGCCGTCACGCTCCAGGGCTACGTCTCGCGACTGCGGCAGGTGCTCGAGCCCGACCGGGCCCTGCGGGGCGCCGGCACCGCCCTGGTCACCACCGGAGACGGCTACCGGCTGGGCCTCGAGACCGACGTCGACCGGTTCGAGGCCGCGGTCGCCGAGGCGCGGGAGATCGCCCGCGAGCGGCCGCTCGCGGCCGCCGAGCTGCTGGCCCGGGCGCTGGATCTGTGGCGCGGGCCGGCGTACGCCGACGTGCGCGACCTCGCCGACCTCGCCCCGGAGGTGGAGCGCGTCGACGAGATGCACGCCGTCGCCCAGGAGCTGCGCGGGCAGGCGCTGCTCGACGCCGGCAAGGACGCCGAGGTGGTGCCGGAGCTGCGGCGGATGGTCGTCGAGCACCCGCTGCGGGAGCGCACTCACGCGCTGCTCGCGATCGCCCTGTTCCGCAGCGGCCGCCAGGCGGACGCACTCGCCGTCCTCCGCGAGCTGCGCGAGCGGCTCGTCGACGAGCTCGGCGTCGACCCCGGCCCGGACATCGCCGAGCTCGAGCAGCGGCTGCTGAAGCAGGACCCGGGCCTGATGCCGCGCCGGCCGGTGGGTGCCGCCACGACCTCGGCGGCCGACGGGTTCGCCGGCCGTGAGGCCGAGCTCGCCGCGCTCGACGCTGCCTTCCGGCGCGCCGCGGACGGGCAGCTGGCCACCGCGGTGGTGCGCGGAGAGCCCGGGATCGGCAAGACCACACTGGTGCAGCGGTTCACGACCGGCGCCCCGCGAGCCGCCGGTGCCGACGTGCGGTGGGGACGCTGCCCGGCGGCGGCCGGCGCCCCGGCGTACTGGCCCTGGGTACAGGTCCTCGGCGGCCTGCCCGACGTCGACGGCGACCGGGAGTCGGCGCGGTTCGCGCTGGGGCTCGACCTGGCGCGGCGGCTGGAGGAGCTGGCAGGCGAGCGCGGCGGAGTGGTCGTGCTCGACGACGCGCAGTGGGCCGACGCCGACTCGCTGGTCGTGCTCGAGGTGGCGTTGGAGGCGCTCGCGTCCGCACGTCTGCTGCTCGTGCTCACCGCCCGGGACGAGGAGCCGCGGGCGCCCGAGGAGCTCGACCGGGTGCTGGGGGCGCTTGCACGGCGGCCGGGCCATCTCGACCTCCGGCTCGCCGGGCTGACCGCCGACGAGGCGGCAGGCCTCCTCGTCGGTACGGCGCCGGAGCAGGCGCAGCGGCTGGTCGAGCGTGCCGGCGGCAACCCGTTCTTCCTGCGATCGCTTGCGGCGCTCGACGCCGGCGCGGGCGTGCCCGACAGCGTCCGCGACACCGTGCGGCGGCGCATCGGCGCGCTCCCGGCCGGCGGGGCGGAGCTGATGGACGTGCTCGCGCTCGCCAGCCGCGACGTACCGCTCGCCGTGGTCGCCTCGGCCGTCGGCCTGTCCCTGGACGGGCTCGAGGAGCCGCTGGCCGCCGCGCTGCGGGCTGGGCTGCTGGAGGAGCCGGGACCCGGACGGCTCCGGGTGGCGCACGACATCGTCCGCGAGTCCGTCGAGTCGGCGCTGACGCCGGTCGCGCGCCGCGACCTGCACCGCCGGCTCGCCGACGCGTTCGCCAGCCTGGGTCTCGACGCGGGGGCGGTGGTGGCCGAGCACCGGCTCGCCGCCGCATCGGGGGAGCGGGACGACGTCGCCGCACGCGCGGCCCTCGCCGCGGCCAGCGACGCGCTGGCGAGCGCCGCCCTCGGGGAGGCGCGGGACCTGGCTCGCCGCGGCCTCGCGGCGACGGAGGAGAGCGAGATCCGCTCAGGTCTGCTGCGGGTGGCCGGGGTCGCGGCCCGGCGCCTCGGGCACCTCGAGGAGAGCGAGCGGGACTTCCGTGCGGCCGCGGAGATCGCGCGCGCGGACGACGACTGGGTCCGGTTCGCCGAGATCGCCCTGGAGTCGGCGCCCGGCGGGGTGGGCGGCTTCTGGGCGCTCTTCGCGCTGCCGTTCCTCGGCGCCTCCCCGCTGCTCTCCGAGGCGCTGGCCCGGCTGGACGACGTCCCCGCCGCGCTGAGCGCTCGGCTGCTGGCGGCGAGCGCGACGCTGGACGCTGGCAACGGGACGCCCGGCGCGCGCGAGCTCGCGGAGCGGGCGCTGACCGAGGCCGACGGCGACCGGGACGCCCGGGCCCGTGCGCTCATCGCATGGGTGATCGCGACCTGGACGCCGGACCAGGCCGAGGCGCGGCTGGCTGCGATCGAGGAGCTGCTCACCCTCGCGGCCCATGACGCCGCCCTCGAGGCCACCGCCCACCACCTGCACCGCAGCGTCCTGCTCGAGCTCGGCCGCACCGCCGACCACGCCCGGGCGGTCCGGGCGTTCGACGCCGTCGTCGCGCGGGAGCGCGACCCCGACCTCCAGCTGCTCGACACGTGGTGGCAGGTCGGGCGCCTGGTGTCCTGCGGCGATCGTGACCGCGCCCGGCAGCTCGCGGCCGAGGCCGAGTGGGCGTCGACGACGGTCTCGCCGCTCGCGGCAGCGGTGGACCGGGCCTCGCGGGCAACGATCGACGGCATCGCCGCGTGGCACGACGGGCGACTGATCGACGCGGTCCCGGAGGCGATGGACCTCGCCGCGGACGTCGACCCCGACTTCCTGCTCGTCGTCGCGCTCGCCCACGCCGAGGCGGGCAACCGGGAGGTGGCGATCCCCGCGATCGACCGGCTCCTGGCTGCCCCCGCGGAGGGGCACCGTCTCGTTCCCCGCACCCTGATGCTCTCCGAGGCCCTGGTGGCCCTCGGTGACGGCGAGCGGCTCGCGGGACTGGTGCCGGTCCTGCGGTCGTGGGGCGACCGGATCGTGGTCCAGCTCCCCGGCGACATCTGCATGGGCCCGGCAGCGCTCTACCTCGGCAGCGCCCTCGCCGTCGTCGGCGAGCGCGCCGAGGCGCGACGGCTGCTGGAGCAGGCGGTCACCCAGGCGGAGGCGGTCGGCGTCACGCCGTACGCCGAGCGGGCCCGCCGGCGTCTGGCAGCCCTCTGA